The following coding sequences are from one Schizosaccharomyces osmophilus chromosome 1, complete sequence window:
- the ctr6 gene encoding vacuolar copper exporter Ctr6, with amino-acid sequence MDHGHDDGSSIIKHCSMKMTFNTDYNNLCIVFKQWHIGSGLQFAISLLAIVFLGFAFEKLRSYNSIKECDFQRSYAEQTNGLLTASKRSGKISRPLCLCALYALQLIFSYFLMLVAMTYNAYVIAAIAIGAAWGYRHSHSDSLQTIGLCH; translated from the coding sequence ATGGATCACGGCCACGATGATGGAAGTTCAATTATTAAGCACTGTTCCATGAAAATGACATTTAATACTGACTATAATAATCTTTGTATCGTCTTCAAGCAATGGCATATTGGTTCTGGTTTGCAATTTGCCATTTCCTTGCTGGccattgtttttcttggattcGCCTTTGAAAAACTACGTAGCTATAATTCTATCAAAGAATGTGATTTTCAACGCTCTTATGCCGAGCAAACAAATGGACTACTTACGGCTTCGAAACGATCGGGAAAGATCAGTCGTCCATTGTGCCTTTGTGCCTTGTATGCTCTTCAACTCATATTCTCTTATTTCTTAATGCTCGTTGCTATGACTTACAATGCCTATGTAATTGCTGCAATTGCCATCGGTGCTGCCTGGGGCTACCGTCATTCACATTCTGATAGTCTACAGACTATTGGTCTTTGCCATTAA